The Geothrix sp. genome has a window encoding:
- the nrdR gene encoding transcriptional regulator NrdR, producing MRCPFCGHLEDKVVDSRESREGDSIRRRRECLSCARRFTSYERVEEVPLVILKKDGRREPFDRQKVMKGLLLACQKRPVSLARIEQLVGDLQARLMERPDREIRSRELGELIMDELKGLDQVAYVRFASVYRDFKDLPDFVKALEGLMHKEAATGRAASAAPIPAPASPSAPPALEPSKSAKPMPQALFPGEAEAPVLRTRKK from the coding sequence GTGCGCTGCCCCTTCTGCGGTCACCTGGAGGACAAGGTGGTGGACTCCCGGGAGTCCCGCGAGGGCGACTCCATCCGCCGCCGCCGGGAGTGCCTGTCCTGCGCCCGCCGCTTCACCAGCTACGAGCGGGTGGAGGAGGTGCCGCTGGTGATCCTCAAGAAGGATGGGCGGCGCGAGCCCTTCGACCGCCAGAAGGTCATGAAGGGCCTGCTCCTGGCCTGCCAGAAGCGGCCCGTGTCACTGGCCCGCATCGAGCAGCTGGTGGGCGACCTGCAGGCCCGGCTCATGGAGCGCCCCGACCGCGAGATCCGAAGCCGCGAGCTGGGCGAGCTGATCATGGACGAGCTGAAGGGCCTCGACCAGGTGGCCTATGTGCGTTTCGCCAGCGTCTACCGCGACTTCAAGGACCTGCCGGACTTCGTGAAGGCCCTCGAGGGCCTCATGCACAAAGAGGCGGCCACGGGGCGCGCGGCCTCGGCCGCGCCGATCCCGGCTCCAGCTTCGCCTTCCGCCCCGCCCGCGCTGGAGCCCTCCAAATCGGCCAAGCCCATGCCCCAGGCGCTGTTCCCGGGCGAGGCCGAGGCCCCCGTGCTGAGGACGCGGAAGAAGTAG
- a CDS encoding CsgG/HfaB family protein, which yields MRLLIPTTLALLSLPVQAQFWSELANPKVEVTVVHPPGLGLKVERLAFAPSRDLNSRELADALTADLVQSRQVEVVDRAHLDAVLKEQELGASGFVEPATIAKLGKLLGPSVLVIVNVNRSDLSRNQSVKEERSTDYKTKQEIVRLKRTSITSLDFSATVQVVDLSTGRVFGAQRLEDAPSLSNTSYEGFPAYPRDSEVRRLAFETAKVKVLRMLLAWSEVRKLTFFDDEVFGMAKAHDRLKARDLRGALDLALDGLEQSKRDKGQKPKYYPRAQYNVGIIRFSQGQYEEALPYLRAALDMQPDASIFQTALRECQDAIGLQEALRRAEATPARAEVKPESRPETRSESRAEPKSERGPAAQASPEARLQKLQELYKKGLLDKKDYEAKKAEILKEL from the coding sequence ATGCGGCTGCTGATCCCCACGACCCTGGCCCTGCTGTCCCTGCCCGTCCAGGCCCAGTTCTGGAGCGAGCTGGCCAACCCCAAGGTCGAGGTGACGGTGGTCCACCCGCCGGGCCTGGGGCTCAAGGTGGAGCGCCTGGCCTTCGCACCCTCCCGCGACCTCAACTCCCGCGAGCTGGCGGACGCCCTCACGGCCGACCTGGTGCAGAGCCGCCAGGTGGAGGTGGTGGACCGCGCCCACCTCGACGCGGTGCTGAAGGAGCAGGAGCTGGGCGCCAGCGGCTTCGTGGAGCCCGCCACCATCGCCAAACTGGGCAAGCTGCTGGGCCCCAGCGTGCTGGTGATCGTGAATGTGAACCGCTCCGACCTCAGCCGCAACCAGTCCGTCAAAGAGGAGCGCAGCACCGACTACAAGACCAAGCAGGAGATCGTGCGCCTCAAGCGGACCAGCATCACCAGCCTGGATTTCAGCGCCACCGTGCAGGTGGTGGATCTCAGCACCGGCCGCGTCTTCGGCGCCCAGCGCCTGGAGGATGCCCCGAGCCTGAGCAACACCTCGTACGAGGGCTTCCCCGCCTATCCCCGCGATTCCGAGGTGCGGCGCCTGGCCTTCGAGACCGCCAAGGTGAAGGTGCTGCGCATGCTCCTGGCCTGGAGCGAGGTGCGGAAGCTCACCTTCTTCGACGACGAGGTCTTCGGCATGGCCAAGGCCCACGACCGCCTCAAGGCCCGCGACCTGCGCGGCGCCCTGGACCTGGCCCTGGACGGGCTGGAGCAGTCGAAGCGGGACAAGGGCCAGAAGCCCAAGTACTACCCCCGGGCCCAATACAATGTCGGCATCATCCGCTTCAGCCAGGGTCAGTACGAGGAGGCCCTGCCCTACCTCCGCGCAGCCCTGGACATGCAGCCCGACGCCAGCATCTTCCAGACGGCCCTGCGGGAGTGCCAGGATGCCATCGGCCTGCAGGAGGCCCTGCGCCGCGCGGAGGCCACCCCGGCCCGGGCCGAGGTCAAGCCTGAATCAAGGCCCGAGACGAGGTCCGAGTCCAGGGCAGAGCCCAAGTCCGAGCGTGGACCCGCCGCCCAGGCCAGCCCCGAGGCACGCCTGCAGAAGCTCCAGGAGCTCTACAAGAAGGGCCTGCTGGACAAGAAGGACTACGAGGCCAAG
- a CDS encoding OsmC family protein, translating into MAHRYPLTLAWTGSTHDASYTRNATVTAPGKHPIAVSSAAEYAGEVTRWNPEDLLGSALATCHMLTFLALCAKAKVDVVGYEDHAESVLDTVDKVTRITQVHLRPVIRVPRGTSMAKVVELFEKAHKYCFVANSVTCEAVMEPRVVEV; encoded by the coding sequence ATGGCCCACCGCTATCCCCTCACCCTCGCCTGGACCGGCAGCACCCACGACGCTTCCTACACCCGCAACGCCACCGTCACGGCCCCCGGCAAGCACCCCATCGCCGTCAGCAGTGCGGCGGAGTACGCGGGCGAGGTCACCCGCTGGAACCCCGAGGACCTGCTGGGCTCGGCCCTCGCCACCTGCCACATGCTCACCTTCCTGGCCCTCTGCGCCAAGGCGAAGGTCGATGTGGTGGGCTACGAGGATCACGCGGAGTCCGTGCTGGACACCGTGGACAAGGTCACGCGCATCACCCAGGTGCACCTCCGCCCCGTCATCCGGGTGCCCCGCGGCACCAGCATGGCCAAGGTGGTGGAGCTCTTCGAGAAGGCCCACAAGTACTGCTTCGTGGCCAATTCCGTCACCTGCGAGGCGGTGATGGAGCCGCGCGTCGTGGAGGTCTAA
- the lon gene encoding endopeptidase La, whose amino-acid sequence MADDVLLPPPPDESPKLPEELPVLPLRDVVVYPYVILPLSVSREKSIRAVDTALVENRMILLLSQKQVEMDNPRPEDLYQVGTAALIMRVLKLPDGRIRALVQGLQRVRVEYFTETENLFKARVEPLAEPELKSPDLEQDALMRSVKQTLEKAVALGKTLPQEVLVIAGNLDNPGRLADLVASNLDLKLQQTQEVLEIAHPGLRLKRVNELLMREIQLLEVQQKITMEARGEMDKSQREYYLRQQLKAIQQELGEGSELSEEIAAFRDKLAKMKVPDEPLVEIERNLKKLERMHPDSSETAVTRTYLEWMTELPWGQVTEDNLDLKQAKTVLDEDHFGLSKIKDRLLEFLAVRKLKPDLRGTILCFVGPPGVGKTSLGKSIARALGRKYARISLGGVHDESEIRGHRRTYVGAMPGRIVQALHQIKSMNPVIMLDEVDKIGRDMRGDPSAALLEVLDPEQNHTFRDHYLNVPLDLSQVLFLANANELEPIHPAFRDRMEIIYLSSYTLEEKVGIAEQHLIPKQMEKHGVTHKQVAIPRKALKAIITGYTREAGLRQLERELGAVCRKVARRVAEKTLRKKLTLDEKSIHELLGPVKLLQDERLKAPRVGVVTGLAWTSVGGDVLFVEALKMPGKGLLILTGQLGDVMKESAQAALSYIRSRGDAFQIDPEVFQKQDIHIHFPEGAIPKDGPSAGLAIATVLLSVLKDVPVRNTLAMTGEIDLRGEALAIGGLKEKSLAALRLGIKDILIPHANQKDLEEIDPELRKQLRFHPVKHVEEVFEHALVGWKRPEALKPTRKKR is encoded by the coding sequence GTGGCCGACGATGTACTCCTGCCCCCCCCGCCCGACGAATCCCCCAAGCTGCCGGAAGAGTTGCCGGTGCTGCCCTTGCGGGATGTGGTGGTCTACCCCTATGTGATCCTGCCGCTGAGCGTGAGCCGCGAGAAGTCCATCCGAGCCGTGGATACGGCCCTGGTGGAGAACCGCATGATCCTCCTGCTCTCCCAGAAGCAGGTGGAGATGGACAACCCCCGGCCCGAGGACCTCTACCAGGTGGGCACGGCGGCGCTCATCATGCGCGTGCTGAAGCTGCCGGACGGCCGCATCCGCGCCTTGGTGCAGGGCCTCCAGCGCGTGCGCGTGGAGTACTTCACCGAGACCGAGAACCTCTTCAAGGCGCGGGTGGAGCCCCTGGCTGAACCCGAGCTGAAGTCCCCGGACCTGGAGCAGGACGCGCTGATGCGCAGCGTGAAGCAGACCCTGGAGAAGGCCGTGGCCCTGGGCAAGACGCTGCCCCAGGAGGTGCTGGTCATCGCGGGCAACCTGGACAACCCGGGCCGCCTGGCGGACCTGGTGGCCTCGAACCTGGACCTGAAGCTGCAGCAGACCCAGGAAGTGCTGGAGATCGCCCACCCGGGCCTGCGCCTCAAGCGCGTGAACGAGCTGCTCATGCGGGAGATCCAGCTGCTGGAAGTGCAGCAGAAGATCACCATGGAAGCCCGCGGCGAGATGGACAAGAGCCAGCGGGAGTACTACCTCCGCCAGCAGCTGAAGGCCATCCAGCAGGAGCTGGGCGAGGGCTCGGAGCTCTCCGAGGAGATCGCGGCCTTCCGCGACAAGCTGGCCAAGATGAAGGTGCCCGACGAGCCCCTGGTGGAGATCGAGCGCAACCTCAAGAAGCTCGAGCGCATGCACCCGGATTCCAGCGAGACCGCGGTGACCCGCACCTACCTGGAGTGGATGACCGAGCTGCCCTGGGGGCAGGTCACCGAGGACAACCTGGACCTCAAGCAGGCCAAGACCGTGCTGGACGAGGATCACTTCGGCCTCTCCAAGATCAAGGACCGCCTCCTGGAGTTCCTGGCCGTGCGCAAGCTCAAGCCGGATCTCCGCGGCACCATCCTCTGCTTCGTGGGCCCTCCGGGCGTGGGCAAGACCAGCCTCGGCAAGTCCATCGCCCGGGCGCTGGGCCGCAAGTACGCGCGCATCTCCCTGGGCGGCGTGCATGACGAGAGCGAGATCCGCGGCCACCGCCGCACCTATGTGGGCGCCATGCCCGGCCGCATCGTGCAGGCCCTGCACCAGATCAAGAGCATGAACCCCGTGATCATGCTCGACGAGGTCGACAAGATCGGCCGCGACATGCGCGGCGACCCGAGCGCGGCCCTGCTGGAGGTGCTGGACCCCGAGCAGAACCACACCTTCCGCGACCACTACCTGAATGTGCCCCTGGACCTCAGCCAGGTGCTGTTCCTCGCCAACGCCAACGAGCTCGAGCCCATCCACCCGGCCTTCCGCGACCGCATGGAGATCATCTACCTCAGCAGCTACACCCTGGAGGAGAAGGTCGGCATCGCCGAGCAGCACCTCATCCCCAAGCAGATGGAGAAGCACGGCGTCACCCACAAGCAGGTGGCGATCCCCCGGAAGGCCCTGAAGGCCATCATCACGGGCTACACGCGGGAGGCGGGCCTGCGCCAGCTGGAGCGCGAACTCGGCGCCGTGTGCCGCAAGGTGGCCCGCCGCGTGGCGGAGAAGACACTGAGGAAGAAGCTCACCCTCGACGAGAAGAGCATCCACGAGCTGCTCGGGCCCGTGAAGCTCCTCCAGGACGAGCGGCTGAAGGCCCCGCGCGTGGGCGTGGTGACGGGCCTGGCCTGGACTTCCGTGGGGGGCGATGTGCTCTTCGTCGAAGCCCTGAAGATGCCGGGCAAGGGCCTGCTGATCCTCACCGGCCAGCTGGGCGATGTCATGAAGGAGAGCGCCCAGGCGGCCCTCAGCTACATCCGCAGCCGGGGCGACGCCTTCCAGATCGATCCAGAGGTCTTCCAGAAGCAGGACATCCACATCCACTTCCCGGAGGGCGCCATCCCCAAGGACGGCCCCAGCGCCGGCCTCGCCATCGCCACCGTGCTGCTCTCCGTGCTGAAGGATGTCCCCGTGCGGAACACCCTGGCCATGACGGGCGAGATCGACCTGCGCGGCGAGGCCCTGGCCATCGGCGGCCTCAAGGAGAAGTCCCTGGCGGCCCTGCGGCTCGGCATCAAGGACATCCTCATCCCCCACGCCAACCAGAAGGACCTCGAGGAGATCGATCCTGAGCTGCGCAAGCAGCTGCGCTTCCACCCCGTGAAGCATGTGGAGGAAGTCTTCGAGCACGCGCTGGTGGGCTGGAAACGCCCCGAGGCCCTCAAGCCGACCCGAAAAAAGCGTTAG
- the ftsY gene encoding signal recognition particle-docking protein FtsY: protein MGVGLLGGLFDKFKQGLKRTQELVLAPMGRLLGLRRLDEAQLQELEDLLLQADLGVGAVDRLMARLRTELKGGTEIDPKAVLKDELLKLLRQRPAQPFVAATPQVVLLVGVNGVGKTTTLGKLAAHLKARGEGVLVVAGDTFRAAAIDQLERWGERAGVPVIRNQMGGDPAAIAFDGATSAKAKGTPWVLIDTAGRLHTKDHLMKELDKIRRSLQKVIPEAPHRVLLVLDATTGQNGLQQAEVFARTAGVTDLVLTKLDGSAKGGVVVPILDRLKLPIAFVGVGEGVDDLIPFDAEAFVDGLLDA from the coding sequence GTGGGCGTGGGTCTTCTGGGTGGCCTGTTCGACAAATTCAAGCAGGGCCTGAAGCGCACCCAGGAGCTGGTGCTGGCGCCCATGGGCCGGCTGCTGGGCCTGCGGCGCCTGGACGAGGCCCAGCTCCAGGAGCTGGAGGATCTGCTGCTCCAGGCGGACCTGGGCGTGGGGGCCGTGGACCGGCTCATGGCCCGGCTCCGGACGGAGCTGAAGGGCGGCACGGAGATCGATCCCAAGGCCGTGCTCAAGGACGAGCTGCTGAAACTCCTCCGGCAGCGCCCCGCCCAGCCCTTCGTGGCTGCCACCCCCCAGGTGGTGCTGCTGGTGGGCGTCAACGGCGTGGGCAAGACCACCACCCTGGGCAAGCTGGCGGCCCACCTCAAGGCCCGGGGCGAGGGGGTGCTGGTGGTGGCCGGAGACACCTTCCGGGCGGCCGCCATCGACCAGCTGGAGCGCTGGGGCGAGCGGGCCGGGGTGCCGGTGATCCGCAACCAGATGGGCGGCGACCCGGCGGCCATCGCCTTCGACGGGGCCACCAGCGCCAAGGCCAAGGGCACCCCCTGGGTGCTCATCGACACCGCGGGCCGGCTCCATACCAAGGACCACCTCATGAAGGAGCTGGACAAGATCCGGCGCAGCCTCCAGAAGGTCATTCCCGAGGCCCCCCACCGGGTGCTGCTGGTGCTGGACGCCACCACGGGCCAGAACGGGCTGCAGCAGGCCGAGGTCTTCGCCCGTACCGCCGGCGTCACCGACCTGGTGCTCACCAAGCTGGACGGCAGCGCCAAGGGGGGCGTGGTGGTGCCCATCCTGGACCGCCTGAAGCTGCCCATCGCCTTCGTGGGCGTGGGCGAGGGGGTGGACGACCTGATCCCCTTCGACGCCGAGGCCTTCGTGGACGGCCTGCTCGATGCCTGA